The proteins below come from a single Tachypleus tridentatus isolate NWPU-2018 chromosome 13, ASM421037v1, whole genome shotgun sequence genomic window:
- the LOC143237194 gene encoding nephrin-like isoform X1, translating to MTFKSRLVLVSTLLLSIVIFGQKFQQHFRVEPHNQEVIEGQKAVLRCEVEQQAGAVQWSKDGFVLGFDRAIPGYVRYSMAGNPDEGVHNLHIKNARLEDDGEYQCQVGPTPDNHAIRANARLTVLVPPTSVVISDYENGSVVEIHQLQSLSLTCTVIGGKPAAHIKWFRKNVQLRPDNVETKTKEGKKQKFNTVSTINLTPNPDDNGAIYTCQAIHRALVKPLRSSIILSVLFPPGPPAIDGFQAGQAVRSGDTITLTCVSRGGNPLAQLIWYKNNQQVDFSYTTSGRKSTNKHTFVVDTSDNNAIYRCEASNIISPQPMNAVVKLSVLFASSEVKVSGPKETKPGESVTMSCATSRSNPAAEINWLVDGQRVKGTNVISADPNGGWTTKSNITVIIKLQERQSRIFQCFAVNKELGETKVESHVLSILYPPNPPTILGFTKGKSVRAGERQQITCTSSGGNPLPTLKWFRGDEEVKSVTTTSGNVVSSEVTIATKESDNGVEIRCEASNSASTKPLISTIKLTVHFPPSGVTIKVKPPKQKAGGKVNLICESASSNPASVITWWRNGFLLQGSPSGVFDAPHGGKSTRNLLQLNVTSEDNGSRYTCQAMNEVLERSVHSTVTLNITYKPKFYTLEKEIYDIVERDSTFINLTARGNPNFITYNWVKDGKPIVDIQVDTELNNFKCSGVCSQGPILRITNVTRTDSGRYKCEATNDEGASETTIILNVLYSATISKVTQVTMVEQNTNAYLECVAGANPITDSMIFWRRFDFDMNRTKQYLEDGHSFLTIYNVSQEDSGAFECVADNGIGPKHLKKSYLVVKHKPIIHNSSPLLKSASEKGETAKIICRANGAPNVTFTWSHEGATVSGSVKPGKYFTGVSKIDLITWESILYVKDVKNHDYGVYECVARNDLGFDSIKIVLNSTSQPDPPVNMKVLNVDHNTATLQWSPGFDGGLPQAYRIRYKESGYKAYQYADVYPPNATAYNLTGLGADMEYTFSIQAFNELGSSEFTTDVVIVKTSNEVPGAETEKGLTKVLSEKGKLPRIIIVSVSIVGTFLLALNIVLVICFVRRRRKKRLEEVLRRLATFCQKESDQTSSKAATIEMYAPSSYNDTVNGETMSSISEKSESYSDGPSTGEYSEEPDKPVLAKYLLDQNRDSYIPDGTSPQSSPYGRYPPEGSMQSSLDRQPELSHRHLYETEEELYVDALRRNAFNQKLGEKVSYGRIEYNSPPLPPSRTAASGGEIYNVTADARYVPFTVSRTANNMPVLSTFNPNIPGPNPGIYRDQIPDGITIEEEMPGHLV from the exons TACCGCCTACTTCGGTAGTCATTAGCGATTACGAAAATGGAAGTGTAGTAGAGATCCATCAACTTCAATCTCTGAGCCTTACCTGTACGGTGATTGGTGGAAAACCAGCAGCTCATATTAAGTGGTTTCGGAAGAACGTGCAGCTCAGACCAG ATAACGTTGAGACCAAGAcgaaagaaggaaaaaaacagaaattcaacacTGTAAGTACAATCAACTTAACTCCCAACCCTGACGACAATGGCGCCATCTATACGTGCCAAGCAATTCATCGTGCATTGGTCAAACCGCTGAGGTCCTCTATAATATTAAGTGTTCTCT TTCCTCCCGGTCCCCCAGCAATTGACGGGTTTCAAGCAGGTCAGGCTGTTCGTTCGGGTGACACTATAACCCTGACCTGTGTATCTCGAGGTGGTAACCCCTTAGCTCAACTCATCTGGTACAAGAACAACCAACAGGTTGATTTTTCTTATACGACAAGTGGGCGAAAATCAACCAACAAACATACATTTGTCGTCGACACTTCTGATAACAATGCCATCTATCGGTGTGAAGCATCAAACATAATTAGCCCTCAGCCTATGAATGCCGTTGTCAAACTATCAGTTCTGT TCGCTTCCTCTGAGGTTAAAGTTTCAGGGCCGAAAGAAACTAAGCCAGGAGAATCAGTCACTATGTCTTGTGCTACAAGTCGAAGTAACCCAGCAGCTGAGATTAACTGGTTAGTTGACGGGCAGCGTGTAAAGGGAACGAACGTAATTTCAGCTGACCCTAATGGTGGATGGACAACTAAGTCTAACATCACTGTCATCATAAAACTTCAG GAACGACAGTCTAGAATTTTCCAATGTTTTGCAGTAAATAAAGAGCTAGGAGAAACTAAAGTGGAATCGCATGTTCTAAGCATTCTTT ATCCCCCGAATCCCCCTACCATCCTTGGCTTCACTAAGGGGAAATCGGTACGAGCTGGGGAGAGGCAGCAAATAACTTGTACTTCCAGTGGTGGAAATCCTCTTCCTACCTTGAAATGGTTTAGGGGAGATGAAGAG GTAAAATCAGTCACCACGACTAGTGGTAATGTCGTCAGTAGTGAGGTTACCATAGCAACGAAAGAGAGCGACAACGGTGTAGAAATCCGCTGTGAGGCTAGCAACTCTGCTTCAACCAAACCTCTCATCTCTACGATCAAATTGACTGTTCACT ttccaCCATCTGGTGTGACCATAAAGGTGAAACCTCCTAAGCAAAAAGCTGGTGGAAAG GTGAATCTTATTTGTGAATCAGCCAGTAGTAACCCCGCTTCTGTGATCACCTGGTGGCGCAATGGTTTCCTCCTTCAAGGCTCACCAAGTGGCGTTTTTGATGCACCTCACGGTGGAAAATCTACAAGGAATCTGCTGCAATTAAACGTGACATCGGAAGACAACGGTTCTCGTTACACCTGTCAAGCAATGAATGAAGTTTTAGAAAGGAGCGTCCATAGCACGGTGACTCTGAACATAACGT ATAAGCCGAAATTTTATACACTTGAAAAGGAAATCTATGATATTGTGGAAAGAGATTCAACATTCATTAACTTGACCGCTAGAGGGAACCCTAATTTCATCACCTATAATTGGGTGAAAGATGGAAAGCCTATTGTTGACATTCAAGTAGATACAGAATTAAACAACTTCAAATGTTCTGGTGTTTGCTCACAAGGTCCAATTCTTAGAATCACCAATGTAACGAGAACTGATTCCGGCAGGTATAAGTGTGAAGCCACCAATGACGAGGGAGCATCAGAAACAACTATCATTCTCAACGTTCTCT ATTCAGCGACCATATCCAAAGTGACCCAAGTGACTATGGTCGAACAAAATACCAACGCTTACTTAGAATGCGTGGCTGGTGCCAATCCGATAACTGATAGCATGATATTCTGGCGTCGATTTGACTTTGACATGAACCGTACAAAGCAGTATCTGGAAGACGGCCATTCCTTCCTAACGATCTACAACGTGTCTCAAGAAGATTCGGGAGCTTTTGAATGCGTGGCAGACAATGGTATTGGACCTAAACATCTGAAGAAATCCTACCTGGTAGTGAAAC ACAAGCCCATAATTCACAATTCATCACCTCTGTTGAAATCTGCCAGTGAAAAAGGTGAAACTGCGAAAATAATTTGTAGAGCCAATGGTGCACCAAATGTCACTTTCACGTGGTCGCACGAGGGCGCCACTGTTAGTGGTAGCGTCAAACCTGGGAAATACTTTACTGGAGTATCAAAGATTGATCTTATCACGTGGGAGAGCATTCTGTATGTGAAAGATGTTAAGAATCATGACTACGGTGTTTATGAATGCGTTGCCAGGAATGACCTAGGATTCGATAGCATAAAGATTGTTTTAAACTCAACAA GTCAGCCTGACCCACCTGTCAATATGAAGGTCTTGAATGTCGATCATAACACTGCTACGTTGCAGTGGAGCCCTGGGTTTGATGGAGGACTCCCGCAAGCTTACAGAATTCGTTACAAAGAAAGTGGCTACAAGGCCTACCAGTATGCTGACGTATATCCTCCTAATGCTACAGCGTATAATCTAACAGGATTGGGTGCTGATATGGAATATACTTTCAGTATACAAGCATTCAATGAATTAGGATCTAGTGAGTTCACAACCGACGTCGTAATAGTAAAGACATCAA ATGAAGTTCCCGGTGCAGAAACAGAAAAAGGCTTAACAAAAGTACTCTCAGAAAAAGGAAAACTTCCGCGGATAATCATCGTCTCTGTATCAATTGTAGGAACGTTCTTGCTTGCTCTCAACATAGTCCTTGTTATATGTTTCGTTCGACGAAGACGAAAGAAAAGACTAGAAGAAG TATTGCGGAGACTGGCCACATTTTGTCAGA AAGAAAGCGACCAGACCAGCAGCAAGGCTGCCACAATCGAGATGTATGCTCCAAGTAGCTACAATGACACAGTGAATGGAGAAACCATGAGTTCCATATCTGAGAAGAGTGAAAGTTACTCCGATGGACCAAGCACTGGGGAATATTCA GAAGAGCCTGACAAACCCGTTCTTGCCAAGTACTTGCTTGATCAGAATAGAGATTCCTACATTCCTGATGGAACAAGTCCTCAAAGCTCCCCTTATGGTAGATATCCACCAGAAG GTTCGATGCAATCCTCTCTAGACAGACAACCAGAACTATCTCACAGACATCTCTACGAGACTGAAGAAGAGCTTTATGTTGATGCATTGAGAAGAAACGCTTTTAACCAAAAACTGGGGGAAAAG GTTAGTTATGGAAGGATTGAGTACAATTCACCTCCTCTCCCACCAAGTAGAACAGCGGCCAGTGGAGGAGAAATCTACAACGTCACAGCTGACGCTCGCTATGTCCCTTTCACTGTCTCTAGGACTGCCAATAACATGCCAGTTTTGAGCACCTTTAACCCTAATATTCCAGGACCTAACCCAGGCATCTATCGGGATCAGATTCCAGACGGAATTACAATCGAAGAAGAGATGCCTGGTCACTTAGTGTGA
- the LOC143237194 gene encoding nephrin-like isoform X3 has translation MTFKSRLVLVSTLLLSIVIFGQKFQQHFRVEPHNQEVIEGQKAVLRCEVEQQAGAVQWSKDGFVLGFDRAIPGYVRYSMAGNPDEGVHNLHIKNARLEDDGEYQCQVGPTPDNHAIRANARLTVLVPPTSVVISDYENGSVVEIHQLQSLSLTCTVIGGKPAAHIKWFRKNVQLRPDNVETKTKEGKKQKFNTVSTINLTPNPDDNGAIYTCQAIHRALVKPLRSSIILSVLFPPGPPAIDGFQAGQAVRSGDTITLTCVSRGGNPLAQLIWYKNNQQVDFSYTTSGRKSTNKHTFVVDTSDNNAIYRCEASNIISPQPMNAVVKLSVLFASSEVKVSGPKETKPGESVTMSCATSRSNPAAEINWLVDGQRVKGTNVISADPNGGWTTKSNITVIIKLQERQSRIFQCFAVNKELGETKVESHVLSILYPPNPPTILGFTKGKSVRAGERQQITCTSSGGNPLPTLKWFRGDEEVKSVTTTSGNVVSSEVTIATKESDNGVEIRCEASNSASTKPLISTIKLTVHFPPSGVTIKVKPPKQKAGGKVNLICESASSNPASVITWWRNGFLLQGSPSGVFDAPHGGKSTRNLLQLNVTSEDNGSRYTCQAMNEVLERSVHSTVTLNITYKPKFYTLEKEIYDIVERDSTFINLTARGNPNFITYNWVKDGKPIVDIQVDTELNNFKCSGVCSQGPILRITNVTRTDSGRYKCEATNDEGASETTIILNVLYSATISKVTQVTMVEQNTNAYLECVAGANPITDSMIFWRRFDFDMNRTKQYLEDGHSFLTIYNVSQEDSGAFECVADNGIGPKHLKKSYLVVKHKPIIHNSSPLLKSASEKGETAKIICRANGAPNVTFTWSHEGATVSGSVKPGKYFTGVSKIDLITWESILYVKDVKNHDYGVYECVARNDLGFDSIKIVLNSTSQPDPPVNMKVLNVDHNTATLQWSPGFDGGLPQAYRIRYKESGYKAYQYADVYPPNATAYNLTGLGADMEYTFSIQAFNELGSSEFTTDVVIVKTSNEVPGAETEKGLTKVLSEKGKLPRIIIVSVSIVGTFLLALNIVLVICFVRRRRKKRLEEESDQTSSKAATIEMYAPSSYNDTVNGETMSSISEKSESYSDGPSTGEYSEEPDKPVLAKYLLDQNRDSYIPDGTSPQSSPYGRYPPEGSMQSSLDRQPELSHRHLYETEEELYVDALRRNAFNQKLGEKVSYGRIEYNSPPLPPSRTAASGGEIYNVTADARYVPFTVSRTANNMPVLSTFNPNIPGPNPGIYRDQIPDGITIEEEMPGHLV, from the exons TACCGCCTACTTCGGTAGTCATTAGCGATTACGAAAATGGAAGTGTAGTAGAGATCCATCAACTTCAATCTCTGAGCCTTACCTGTACGGTGATTGGTGGAAAACCAGCAGCTCATATTAAGTGGTTTCGGAAGAACGTGCAGCTCAGACCAG ATAACGTTGAGACCAAGAcgaaagaaggaaaaaaacagaaattcaacacTGTAAGTACAATCAACTTAACTCCCAACCCTGACGACAATGGCGCCATCTATACGTGCCAAGCAATTCATCGTGCATTGGTCAAACCGCTGAGGTCCTCTATAATATTAAGTGTTCTCT TTCCTCCCGGTCCCCCAGCAATTGACGGGTTTCAAGCAGGTCAGGCTGTTCGTTCGGGTGACACTATAACCCTGACCTGTGTATCTCGAGGTGGTAACCCCTTAGCTCAACTCATCTGGTACAAGAACAACCAACAGGTTGATTTTTCTTATACGACAAGTGGGCGAAAATCAACCAACAAACATACATTTGTCGTCGACACTTCTGATAACAATGCCATCTATCGGTGTGAAGCATCAAACATAATTAGCCCTCAGCCTATGAATGCCGTTGTCAAACTATCAGTTCTGT TCGCTTCCTCTGAGGTTAAAGTTTCAGGGCCGAAAGAAACTAAGCCAGGAGAATCAGTCACTATGTCTTGTGCTACAAGTCGAAGTAACCCAGCAGCTGAGATTAACTGGTTAGTTGACGGGCAGCGTGTAAAGGGAACGAACGTAATTTCAGCTGACCCTAATGGTGGATGGACAACTAAGTCTAACATCACTGTCATCATAAAACTTCAG GAACGACAGTCTAGAATTTTCCAATGTTTTGCAGTAAATAAAGAGCTAGGAGAAACTAAAGTGGAATCGCATGTTCTAAGCATTCTTT ATCCCCCGAATCCCCCTACCATCCTTGGCTTCACTAAGGGGAAATCGGTACGAGCTGGGGAGAGGCAGCAAATAACTTGTACTTCCAGTGGTGGAAATCCTCTTCCTACCTTGAAATGGTTTAGGGGAGATGAAGAG GTAAAATCAGTCACCACGACTAGTGGTAATGTCGTCAGTAGTGAGGTTACCATAGCAACGAAAGAGAGCGACAACGGTGTAGAAATCCGCTGTGAGGCTAGCAACTCTGCTTCAACCAAACCTCTCATCTCTACGATCAAATTGACTGTTCACT ttccaCCATCTGGTGTGACCATAAAGGTGAAACCTCCTAAGCAAAAAGCTGGTGGAAAG GTGAATCTTATTTGTGAATCAGCCAGTAGTAACCCCGCTTCTGTGATCACCTGGTGGCGCAATGGTTTCCTCCTTCAAGGCTCACCAAGTGGCGTTTTTGATGCACCTCACGGTGGAAAATCTACAAGGAATCTGCTGCAATTAAACGTGACATCGGAAGACAACGGTTCTCGTTACACCTGTCAAGCAATGAATGAAGTTTTAGAAAGGAGCGTCCATAGCACGGTGACTCTGAACATAACGT ATAAGCCGAAATTTTATACACTTGAAAAGGAAATCTATGATATTGTGGAAAGAGATTCAACATTCATTAACTTGACCGCTAGAGGGAACCCTAATTTCATCACCTATAATTGGGTGAAAGATGGAAAGCCTATTGTTGACATTCAAGTAGATACAGAATTAAACAACTTCAAATGTTCTGGTGTTTGCTCACAAGGTCCAATTCTTAGAATCACCAATGTAACGAGAACTGATTCCGGCAGGTATAAGTGTGAAGCCACCAATGACGAGGGAGCATCAGAAACAACTATCATTCTCAACGTTCTCT ATTCAGCGACCATATCCAAAGTGACCCAAGTGACTATGGTCGAACAAAATACCAACGCTTACTTAGAATGCGTGGCTGGTGCCAATCCGATAACTGATAGCATGATATTCTGGCGTCGATTTGACTTTGACATGAACCGTACAAAGCAGTATCTGGAAGACGGCCATTCCTTCCTAACGATCTACAACGTGTCTCAAGAAGATTCGGGAGCTTTTGAATGCGTGGCAGACAATGGTATTGGACCTAAACATCTGAAGAAATCCTACCTGGTAGTGAAAC ACAAGCCCATAATTCACAATTCATCACCTCTGTTGAAATCTGCCAGTGAAAAAGGTGAAACTGCGAAAATAATTTGTAGAGCCAATGGTGCACCAAATGTCACTTTCACGTGGTCGCACGAGGGCGCCACTGTTAGTGGTAGCGTCAAACCTGGGAAATACTTTACTGGAGTATCAAAGATTGATCTTATCACGTGGGAGAGCATTCTGTATGTGAAAGATGTTAAGAATCATGACTACGGTGTTTATGAATGCGTTGCCAGGAATGACCTAGGATTCGATAGCATAAAGATTGTTTTAAACTCAACAA GTCAGCCTGACCCACCTGTCAATATGAAGGTCTTGAATGTCGATCATAACACTGCTACGTTGCAGTGGAGCCCTGGGTTTGATGGAGGACTCCCGCAAGCTTACAGAATTCGTTACAAAGAAAGTGGCTACAAGGCCTACCAGTATGCTGACGTATATCCTCCTAATGCTACAGCGTATAATCTAACAGGATTGGGTGCTGATATGGAATATACTTTCAGTATACAAGCATTCAATGAATTAGGATCTAGTGAGTTCACAACCGACGTCGTAATAGTAAAGACATCAA ATGAAGTTCCCGGTGCAGAAACAGAAAAAGGCTTAACAAAAGTACTCTCAGAAAAAGGAAAACTTCCGCGGATAATCATCGTCTCTGTATCAATTGTAGGAACGTTCTTGCTTGCTCTCAACATAGTCCTTGTTATATGTTTCGTTCGACGAAGACGAAAGAAAAGACTAGAAGAAG AAAGCGACCAGACCAGCAGCAAGGCTGCCACAATCGAGATGTATGCTCCAAGTAGCTACAATGACACAGTGAATGGAGAAACCATGAGTTCCATATCTGAGAAGAGTGAAAGTTACTCCGATGGACCAAGCACTGGGGAATATTCA GAAGAGCCTGACAAACCCGTTCTTGCCAAGTACTTGCTTGATCAGAATAGAGATTCCTACATTCCTGATGGAACAAGTCCTCAAAGCTCCCCTTATGGTAGATATCCACCAGAAG GTTCGATGCAATCCTCTCTAGACAGACAACCAGAACTATCTCACAGACATCTCTACGAGACTGAAGAAGAGCTTTATGTTGATGCATTGAGAAGAAACGCTTTTAACCAAAAACTGGGGGAAAAG GTTAGTTATGGAAGGATTGAGTACAATTCACCTCCTCTCCCACCAAGTAGAACAGCGGCCAGTGGAGGAGAAATCTACAACGTCACAGCTGACGCTCGCTATGTCCCTTTCACTGTCTCTAGGACTGCCAATAACATGCCAGTTTTGAGCACCTTTAACCCTAATATTCCAGGACCTAACCCAGGCATCTATCGGGATCAGATTCCAGACGGAATTACAATCGAAGAAGAGATGCCTGGTCACTTAGTGTGA
- the LOC143237194 gene encoding nephrin-like isoform X2, protein MTFKSRLVLVSTLLLSIVIFGQKFQQHFRVEPHNQEVIEGQKAVLRCEVEQQAGAVQWSKDGFVLGFDRAIPGYVRYSMAGNPDEGVHNLHIKNARLEDDGEYQCQVGPTPDNHAIRANARLTVLVPPTSVVISDYENGSVVEIHQLQSLSLTCTVIGGKPAAHIKWFRKNVQLRPDNVETKTKEGKKQKFNTVSTINLTPNPDDNGAIYTCQAIHRALVKPLRSSIILSVLFPPGPPAIDGFQAGQAVRSGDTITLTCVSRGGNPLAQLIWYKNNQQVDFSYTTSGRKSTNKHTFVVDTSDNNAIYRCEASNIISPQPMNAVVKLSVLFASSEVKVSGPKETKPGESVTMSCATSRSNPAAEINWLVDGQRVKGTNVISADPNGGWTTKSNITVIIKLQERQSRIFQCFAVNKELGETKVESHVLSILYPPNPPTILGFTKGKSVRAGERQQITCTSSGGNPLPTLKWFRGDEEVKSVTTTSGNVVSSEVTIATKESDNGVEIRCEASNSASTKPLISTIKLTVHFPPSGVTIKVKPPKQKAGGKVNLICESASSNPASVITWWRNGFLLQGSPSGVFDAPHGGKSTRNLLQLNVTSEDNGSRYTCQAMNEVLERSVHSTVTLNITYKPKFYTLEKEIYDIVERDSTFINLTARGNPNFITYNWVKDGKPIVDIQVDTELNNFKCSGVCSQGPILRITNVTRTDSGRYKCEATNDEGASETTIILNVLYSATISKVTQVTMVEQNTNAYLECVAGANPITDSMIFWRRFDFDMNRTKQYLEDGHSFLTIYNVSQEDSGAFECVADNGIGPKHLKKSYLVVKHKPIIHNSSPLLKSASEKGETAKIICRANGAPNVTFTWSHEGATVSGSVKPGKYFTGVSKIDLITWESILYVKDVKNHDYGVYECVARNDLGFDSIKIVLNSTSQPDPPVNMKVLNVDHNTATLQWSPGFDGGLPQAYRIRYKESGYKAYQYADVYPPNATAYNLTGLGADMEYTFSIQAFNELGSSEFTTDVVIVKTSNEVPGAETEKGLTKVLSEKGKLPRIIIVSVSIVGTFLLALNIVLVICFVRRRRKKRLEEEESDQTSSKAATIEMYAPSSYNDTVNGETMSSISEKSESYSDGPSTGEYSEEPDKPVLAKYLLDQNRDSYIPDGTSPQSSPYGRYPPEGSMQSSLDRQPELSHRHLYETEEELYVDALRRNAFNQKLGEKVSYGRIEYNSPPLPPSRTAASGGEIYNVTADARYVPFTVSRTANNMPVLSTFNPNIPGPNPGIYRDQIPDGITIEEEMPGHLV, encoded by the exons TACCGCCTACTTCGGTAGTCATTAGCGATTACGAAAATGGAAGTGTAGTAGAGATCCATCAACTTCAATCTCTGAGCCTTACCTGTACGGTGATTGGTGGAAAACCAGCAGCTCATATTAAGTGGTTTCGGAAGAACGTGCAGCTCAGACCAG ATAACGTTGAGACCAAGAcgaaagaaggaaaaaaacagaaattcaacacTGTAAGTACAATCAACTTAACTCCCAACCCTGACGACAATGGCGCCATCTATACGTGCCAAGCAATTCATCGTGCATTGGTCAAACCGCTGAGGTCCTCTATAATATTAAGTGTTCTCT TTCCTCCCGGTCCCCCAGCAATTGACGGGTTTCAAGCAGGTCAGGCTGTTCGTTCGGGTGACACTATAACCCTGACCTGTGTATCTCGAGGTGGTAACCCCTTAGCTCAACTCATCTGGTACAAGAACAACCAACAGGTTGATTTTTCTTATACGACAAGTGGGCGAAAATCAACCAACAAACATACATTTGTCGTCGACACTTCTGATAACAATGCCATCTATCGGTGTGAAGCATCAAACATAATTAGCCCTCAGCCTATGAATGCCGTTGTCAAACTATCAGTTCTGT TCGCTTCCTCTGAGGTTAAAGTTTCAGGGCCGAAAGAAACTAAGCCAGGAGAATCAGTCACTATGTCTTGTGCTACAAGTCGAAGTAACCCAGCAGCTGAGATTAACTGGTTAGTTGACGGGCAGCGTGTAAAGGGAACGAACGTAATTTCAGCTGACCCTAATGGTGGATGGACAACTAAGTCTAACATCACTGTCATCATAAAACTTCAG GAACGACAGTCTAGAATTTTCCAATGTTTTGCAGTAAATAAAGAGCTAGGAGAAACTAAAGTGGAATCGCATGTTCTAAGCATTCTTT ATCCCCCGAATCCCCCTACCATCCTTGGCTTCACTAAGGGGAAATCGGTACGAGCTGGGGAGAGGCAGCAAATAACTTGTACTTCCAGTGGTGGAAATCCTCTTCCTACCTTGAAATGGTTTAGGGGAGATGAAGAG GTAAAATCAGTCACCACGACTAGTGGTAATGTCGTCAGTAGTGAGGTTACCATAGCAACGAAAGAGAGCGACAACGGTGTAGAAATCCGCTGTGAGGCTAGCAACTCTGCTTCAACCAAACCTCTCATCTCTACGATCAAATTGACTGTTCACT ttccaCCATCTGGTGTGACCATAAAGGTGAAACCTCCTAAGCAAAAAGCTGGTGGAAAG GTGAATCTTATTTGTGAATCAGCCAGTAGTAACCCCGCTTCTGTGATCACCTGGTGGCGCAATGGTTTCCTCCTTCAAGGCTCACCAAGTGGCGTTTTTGATGCACCTCACGGTGGAAAATCTACAAGGAATCTGCTGCAATTAAACGTGACATCGGAAGACAACGGTTCTCGTTACACCTGTCAAGCAATGAATGAAGTTTTAGAAAGGAGCGTCCATAGCACGGTGACTCTGAACATAACGT ATAAGCCGAAATTTTATACACTTGAAAAGGAAATCTATGATATTGTGGAAAGAGATTCAACATTCATTAACTTGACCGCTAGAGGGAACCCTAATTTCATCACCTATAATTGGGTGAAAGATGGAAAGCCTATTGTTGACATTCAAGTAGATACAGAATTAAACAACTTCAAATGTTCTGGTGTTTGCTCACAAGGTCCAATTCTTAGAATCACCAATGTAACGAGAACTGATTCCGGCAGGTATAAGTGTGAAGCCACCAATGACGAGGGAGCATCAGAAACAACTATCATTCTCAACGTTCTCT ATTCAGCGACCATATCCAAAGTGACCCAAGTGACTATGGTCGAACAAAATACCAACGCTTACTTAGAATGCGTGGCTGGTGCCAATCCGATAACTGATAGCATGATATTCTGGCGTCGATTTGACTTTGACATGAACCGTACAAAGCAGTATCTGGAAGACGGCCATTCCTTCCTAACGATCTACAACGTGTCTCAAGAAGATTCGGGAGCTTTTGAATGCGTGGCAGACAATGGTATTGGACCTAAACATCTGAAGAAATCCTACCTGGTAGTGAAAC ACAAGCCCATAATTCACAATTCATCACCTCTGTTGAAATCTGCCAGTGAAAAAGGTGAAACTGCGAAAATAATTTGTAGAGCCAATGGTGCACCAAATGTCACTTTCACGTGGTCGCACGAGGGCGCCACTGTTAGTGGTAGCGTCAAACCTGGGAAATACTTTACTGGAGTATCAAAGATTGATCTTATCACGTGGGAGAGCATTCTGTATGTGAAAGATGTTAAGAATCATGACTACGGTGTTTATGAATGCGTTGCCAGGAATGACCTAGGATTCGATAGCATAAAGATTGTTTTAAACTCAACAA GTCAGCCTGACCCACCTGTCAATATGAAGGTCTTGAATGTCGATCATAACACTGCTACGTTGCAGTGGAGCCCTGGGTTTGATGGAGGACTCCCGCAAGCTTACAGAATTCGTTACAAAGAAAGTGGCTACAAGGCCTACCAGTATGCTGACGTATATCCTCCTAATGCTACAGCGTATAATCTAACAGGATTGGGTGCTGATATGGAATATACTTTCAGTATACAAGCATTCAATGAATTAGGATCTAGTGAGTTCACAACCGACGTCGTAATAGTAAAGACATCAA ATGAAGTTCCCGGTGCAGAAACAGAAAAAGGCTTAACAAAAGTACTCTCAGAAAAAGGAAAACTTCCGCGGATAATCATCGTCTCTGTATCAATTGTAGGAACGTTCTTGCTTGCTCTCAACATAGTCCTTGTTATATGTTTCGTTCGACGAAGACGAAAGAAAAGACTAGAAGAAG AAGAAAGCGACCAGACCAGCAGCAAGGCTGCCACAATCGAGATGTATGCTCCAAGTAGCTACAATGACACAGTGAATGGAGAAACCATGAGTTCCATATCTGAGAAGAGTGAAAGTTACTCCGATGGACCAAGCACTGGGGAATATTCA GAAGAGCCTGACAAACCCGTTCTTGCCAAGTACTTGCTTGATCAGAATAGAGATTCCTACATTCCTGATGGAACAAGTCCTCAAAGCTCCCCTTATGGTAGATATCCACCAGAAG GTTCGATGCAATCCTCTCTAGACAGACAACCAGAACTATCTCACAGACATCTCTACGAGACTGAAGAAGAGCTTTATGTTGATGCATTGAGAAGAAACGCTTTTAACCAAAAACTGGGGGAAAAG GTTAGTTATGGAAGGATTGAGTACAATTCACCTCCTCTCCCACCAAGTAGAACAGCGGCCAGTGGAGGAGAAATCTACAACGTCACAGCTGACGCTCGCTATGTCCCTTTCACTGTCTCTAGGACTGCCAATAACATGCCAGTTTTGAGCACCTTTAACCCTAATATTCCAGGACCTAACCCAGGCATCTATCGGGATCAGATTCCAGACGGAATTACAATCGAAGAAGAGATGCCTGGTCACTTAGTGTGA